In Corvus moneduloides isolate bCorMon1 chromosome 6, bCorMon1.pri, whole genome shotgun sequence, the sequence AGCCTGCGAGACTTTTTTATATAAAGGTCTGACTGAAACTtaaattcactgaaaattaataaCCTCAAAGTCTTTAGGCATATATCCTTCTTACACACAGATTGAAAATGCCCAGGACCAAAGCCAAGTGAGGGACATAGTGCGACAATGAATAGTTACTCCCATTACTCTGTATGTCTGACACCTTCTCTGCAGAAGTCTGGTGCACTCTGTGGAGGTGAATAGGGGCTTACTGTGTGAACACTAGACTCTTATTTCAACAGAATTCCCATCCTAGACAAAAAttgattaaaaagaaacttcCATTCATTCTGACTGTGCAGGATGGCATGCCTACCATTCACATTGGTTCAGCTGTAAAATTCCTTCTTGTCATCCAAAGAgactttaaattttctttagttGATTTGCACTGCACAATTTAATTTCCATATTCCAGAATAATTTGTGTCAAACGATAAAGTGTTTTTACAACTGTGTTATGTCAAACAGTGTACATTTTGGGGGGAGTGTTGTAACACAGCTGTATATAAATTCATTTGAAAGAGCAAGCAATAGGTATTCTTCTATCTAGAGAGAAGTCTCCAACTGCAGTAAATGTAATGTCAGGATCATGCCAAGTCCCTGCTGCATCATGGCCCTGGCTAAAGATCTATAGAAAGAGCTGTCTCTAGACTTGGCAGTCACTGAAGTGCTAGGTCTCTCCTTCCcagatgttttctctttgtttttaataaatcaaaaaGGTCATAACCCTGAGCCTAAGGAAAAAGACAATTACTgtcaaagcactgaaataagAGAAGGCCTTAAGTGACTTACGTGGTCAAGCTTTTGGTACATTTGGAAACACGCACTCTGCTGATCAGATGATGCCTCCAGGCCAGCCATCAGTGCAGAAGGCAACTTGCAAATAAAGCATTATTCTGTGGGGGATTCTCTGTAGTCTTTAGCTGCTATCAAGTTATCAGTCACTTATGGCTCAAAAGTGAGAGAGCCTGTCTGgtacaaagaaggaaaatgaagccaAATGAAAAGGAGACAGGGCTCTctgttcttccctttctcctgggAAAAAGGAAGTTCAGACCTCCTTGTTTACCGGATACGACCTGTGGAAAAGTATTTAAGTACATGTATAGCCTTCAGCATATGCTAAAACCCAATGCttgcaaagaaaacactgcaaTATAGACTTAGCTTGAATGATAAACTCACTGTTAAAAGCACATGCTCTTTGAAGTGGCATTGTTATGGCCGGCTGTGTGTTTACACGCtttgctgagctgggctttgtCTGGTGGCACAAGGTAGGACTTTGTGATGTGACAGGGCCATACCTTTGCACTGTAACTGCGCTGATTTCACAGCgatttaaataaatgttataTGTTGGTGCTTTTGTGAACTGAGGCTCAGCAGGCAGCCGAGTCTGAAGCAATGATATGAAGAGGTAATTTTGGGGCAATTGATATGTCCCAGTCCTCTGGGCCCTCTGTGAGCAGCACCAACACCAGCTGTCTAAACTAGATGTTCACTGGTTATCATGCACTGAGATGCcaggaagagaaattaaacagaGTTGCATGTTACTGTTGTCCTGACAAGAAAACTGAGGTGAaatccaaagagaaaaaaagtaccTTGTCAGCTGCTAAATagaaagagcagaggagttaaaaataaaggaaaaatcatCTTCTAGCATCACATAGTGAATACTGTCCTCTAGATTTAGGCCAAAAATCTAAGtttattgagaaaaaaaaaaccagaaccaaaaaaaccaacaaaaattaaaaagaagtggaaaatacTGGGAAGGGGGAACTAAAAGAGGTTTTATAGGCAGAATATAGCATGAGTAAGCTTTtcatattaaatttttattgtcAGTAAATACACACATATGTTCTCTTTCAATTCCTGTATTTCCCTGGATTATTGAGATATCTCTCTCAgtgctaagaaaataaaatgcaaccaaacataaaagcaaaattaagtaGTCTAGTTTTATTATCCAAGTGCAGTGAAGtattgaaaatacagaaaagggaaaagaatgcCAAGGGCCTGTttcctgcaaatattttaagtgcAGCCTTTTATGCTGTTGAAGAAGCCTTGTTAATATTAATGGCATGTTAACATCATCTAAAGTCAAGGTTCTTTTTCAGGATTGTCAGCTATTTCTTAAGGTTTTAACAATTTGAGAATTTTTAGCAATTTGAGAATCTTATGCTTTCAGTGAGACTAAAGTATGTGTTATAAACAGACATCTCTATAttataatttcttctttaatattTGACATTTTCAAAGACAGGAATCCCAGATGGGTCTTGAAAAGGCATCTTTAATAAAGTGTAGATTGTTTAGTAACATCTGAATGAAATGCCAAGCAATTTGATGGGTGAAATTAATGTAGTGAACCTGATAAAATGATTACTATCTTTTTCCCCTATCATTagttctagaagaaaaaaactgctcAGATCCTGGTGGCCCACTCAATGGCTACAGAAGAGTAGTAGAAGACACTGGGCTCTTGAATGGACGCTATGCAAAAATTGGCACAGtcattgctttcttttgtaaCAACTCGTATGTTCTTAGTGGCAATGAACAGAGGACCTGCCAAGACGATGGAGAATGGTCAGGGAAGCAACCAATCTGCATAAAAGGTAGTTTACAAACTTTTTTACCACAACTCACACAAGCTGCTATGGTTTTACTGGATTGTGTTTAATATCATTTGCACTTGACAAACAATCATTTTTGCTAAGAATAAGCTGTCTGGCTGATACCTGATACTGAGCTTGGTAGTTTGCCAGCTCTACTGGCTGCTATACTCAGACAGAGAAGATGCCAATGATTCCAGAAGATTCCATCTTTAAACAGGGAAAGGAATGTTCCCTAAGACTCTTATTGTCCTCATTCTAGGATTGAACCTGCATGACATCAAAATCAAAGAAGATCAGGTGGGAATTGAAATAGAATGAAATAATTGTTTCATGAGACCATTAACAATCAGTTGCTGTCATAGGGAATAGCTGTCCTCTCACAATCCTTTTAAAACACTGGGACCAGTCATGAGTGCAAAAGGCAGGGCCTGTACATTACAGCCTTAAAGACATGATTAAATTATCTGTATTCATCAAAACACTGAATCACACCTTTAAATTGTTTGCTGAAAAGGGAATTATGCTCTTGACCTGAAGCTATTCTACTAAGTGTGTATGAACCCCTGAGTtagtgaatgaatgaatgaatgaatgaatgaatgaatttgGGCTGGGGAACTGCTAAATTCATTTTATGAAAGCAATTTCTTGACATATGGATTTTTGTTTAAACTGAAATGGTGCTAATATAAGGAAATATGTGTCCCCTAGGGAATTTGCTTTATTCTGTTGTTTTAGATGAAAATAATCTCTCCCTGCAGCATATAATCATCTGTGGAAAGCATCTTTATTGATGCTTACTGTGATACTGACATAATGGTTAACATATAAATCAATCACAAAGAACTAGATATTGTTAGATTACACAGAGCACAAGTGCTCAGGCATACAGATAAAATCCATCCTGGAAGGTTCCTTTCCTTCCActcagggcagcaggaaagagATCCTGGCAGAGTTATTTGAACTGATAAACCTGAATATTTTATCTTATTCTTAAAGAAAGTAAACAGAATATGCAAAACTAGAAATCGTAGATCTCCTTTATGTTATTTTATGCATATTCAAGTAACTTCGAGGGGCTCCTTTGAATCAGAGCCTCCAATTCCTTCTATGAGTACACAATCAGATTCTTAGAAGGCCATAACATCCTGCAGCCTTTCTCGGTATGCCTACTCACTGGGATTAGCTGTGTGGGGCTACACAGACGGAAATTAggtattttaatatataattcCATTACTGGAAAAGTTTGCTCTGATACAAAACCATCAGCCATAGTGGTGCAAGTCTGGCATTCAGACACACTGAATGGTGTAAAAATCTTCCTCTTCCACTGTCTGGAAGTCCCAGTACAGAGGATGTTCAGTAGCTTACACTGTTGTAAATGGGATAGACCTTGTGAACtgtggagaaatatttttccaaggCTTTAGGTTTTAGATCtatctttattttaatgcacGTAACTTAACTGCCTCTTTTCTTAATCCAGTCCACTATAGTTAGTGAGAGGAAAGGTTGGAAATGTGTATGAACCATAGCACTTGAGCTGTGAATGTGAAAAAGTACTGTGCAACATTATATTTTTTCTAGCCTGCAGAGAGCCAAAGATCTCTGACCTGGTGAGACAGAAAGTGCTTCCAATGCAGGTTCAGTCAAGGTGAGAATGCAATATCTCAACtacagtttaaagaaaaaatgtgattgctttccccctcctctccttttcACTCCATGTGTTTAGCCTGCCTGAGCAGCGATTCCTACAAAACCACTGATAACTGAGCAATGCTGGGAGGGGAGGTCTGATTAAGCACAGGTtgccagctgctggaggcagccaGGAAGAAATGCACAGATAGAGATGGGCAAACTACAGGATGACGCTGGAATTCTGCTCGCAAGCTTGTGATGGACTATGAGAACAGTCTAAGAACAGTTCCTTGGGGCTAGTGATGTGTGTTAAAATATGAACATGTGCCATCTTAGTGCACAGGGAGAGCACAAGGAGAGAAGAGAGTATAGCAGTGCAATCTGCTCCCGGTAAGTTTCACCATCCAAAGCAATATAGCACGATTTATATAGGCTGGGcatgagggagaggaggaagtagagtaggaggagaggaaggaatgaAAGATTAGACCCTTCCTGGGCTTACCCTTCTGATGATTTCTTGAAATAAACCCAGTCTGAATTAGTTATATTGCAATGTTCAGGTTCATTTTCGTCCAAGTAGTAATTTCTCATTTCAGGGTTATTTTTGAAGTACATGACTCATTTAATTTTAGTTGCAGTGCAAGAACTGTCCTCATCTTTGGTCTTAAGAACAGTCATATCAGGTCAGAATAAAGGTCCAGCTCAAGCCATAGCCTGTCTCTGGCAATAGCAGGTGCCTAGAGAAGATTTGAGGAACAAGGCAAGCATATACTTCCGAATCGCTCTGCCACTCTCCAGGTCTGTGATGTATGATTGTAGAGATGGCCCTGAGAAGCCGACATAAGGCTTTAGTAGCCATTAGCagatttttctcccttaaatttctttcttaactTTTGGATACAGGTCTTGTTAGGCTAAATGTTTCAGATATGAATACCAGCTGTATTGAGAGCATATACATGCCTCCCATCCATAAGATGCCATGAGATATTGGCATCTCATGGTTTTTTGACTGTTTTTAATCCCTTGAAGTAGAATCTCCATATGATAGGTCAAGAGTGAGGCAAAATCTGGATTATGCAATATTGCAAGTCACCTGTGAGTTTGGAATGGGACCCTGGCAGACTAAGTACGACCACAGCAGCTCTCATCCTTCTTCCAAAATCCAAGAGACTTGCCATTGCTCTTGTTCTTAGTAATTTTACTTTCCTATTATGTATCGCCTCACAGATTGGATATGATGGAGGTGCCTGTGTCTTGCTgtgataaaaaatgaaatcatcatgagaaaaaaaataatgtcttttctGGATGTAGGCAATACCAGAAATCTCAAGGGAAACTAAtttcctgctgcatttttcagacatgaaaagggtttttttgtagatGTGAGCTTTTAAGCATTAGAGCAAGGGACTCAttctaaattataaaaattGAAGTATGACTGGAGTCAAGCTTATGGTCCATATCTAAGCTGGTGCATATATTTACTTCTTAATTGTGCGCCCTGTTTCAGCTAATCAGTACAATTTCTAAGTGGAAGCTCAGCGATTATGAAATTATAAAATCTCTGTGGTGAGACAATTATCTCTGTTAATTGCTAACTCAAGCAACTTTAGCAACATCATTAATCTGAATCAATTCCTAATACTGTCTATTAAAATACTCACTAGAGAAAAGATGTGCCTAGCTCCCCTCTACTGAGAATTAATTACAACAATGCCAAATTCAGgtgtaatttctttatttaaaaaatggtatCTCAGTCCTTTTGTGAGTGGAAAAACTTCCACATTCAGAGGCAACCGATTGCAATTCAGgaactgtaaaatgaaaaaagagacaCAAATAGGATATGTACAAACATATGTGTAATTATATATGTGTGCatacatatgtaaataaaatagcTGGGATGTAGATGGGAGTATTGCTAAACTATGCTGGAATGAtaatttttccttattcttcCACAAGAAACATCATACGATTTTAAATGATACTTAACACAACTGGTGATACAGTTATGGTAATGATTCCTCTTATAATATTATAATGATTGTGTTCTTTGTGCCTTGAAACAGAGAAACACCTTTGCATCAACTTTACTCTTCTGCATTCAGCAAGCAAAAGCTTCAAATCTATCCAACCAAGAAGCCAGCACTGCCATTTGGAGAACTGCCCCCAGGGTACCAGCACTTGCACACTCAGCTCCAGTATGAGTGCGTTTCTCCTTTCTACCGccgcctgggcagcagcaggaggactTGCCTGAAGACAGGAAAATGGAGTGGGAGAGCCCCTGTGTGTATTCCAAGTGAGTCTCCAAGGGAAAGAAATGTGCACATCTCTTGGGTGAATGAGAGAAAAGGTTGTGTGTTCATCTTAGATATTTAAAGAGTCACAGCAGTGTAGGCTGCCTATACTTCCAGCTGGGAGAAAGGAGCAATAAAGCTTGAAGGATATATGTGTCTTTTTATCCACCAGTAGAACTTGAGCAGTTGATGGTAAAGTGATCAGGCTTTCAGCACTGCAATTTGCCATTAATTTTTCTACTCTTTTATTGAGCAAAAGGTGTAGTGAGTCTTTCTCCTGATTTGAAATAGCTTTCCTACTACCACTTCAtgcttttctgtattatttactacaaatgggatttttcttttatttgtataCTTTGGCACACAGCTGACAAAACCATCAAAGTTTAAGCAATAGAAGGGAGAGACTGCAATTTTAAAGAGGCTCTTCCTTTAATAAACCCTGCTAAGGAAGGGTTCATATTGCAAACTGTAAGTCTACATAAAATCTTATGCAGAGCTAGTGCACAAAGCAAGTTAGGGTAAGAATGTCAAAAGATTTGGTAAACGCCACTACTGACATCAAGCAAACTGTGAAAAGTAGATCTTAACAATAGAcaattttttattgttcttgtTTGTGGTTTTACTTTGAGATCatataatatattttgaaaagtatcATGTTCAATCTCTCTCACTATGGACACGCACACACTCTATCCCAGAAAAAGCTTCCTAAGGGAGACTAAAAAATGCAACCATGCAAGATAACTCTTTCAACTGAAGTAAACCTTTCATAATATAAGGGATTTTACCCCAGGTTCAAGCCTGGATAACATATTCCTACAACAAGGcagagctttttattttccccaggaTGACTGTTGATTTAGATGCATTTGCTTCAACATTCTTGTTGCAAGACAAGTCTGTTCTTATAGGCATGAATTGGCCTGTGCAAAGATTCATGCCAGGGGAGGCCTCACAATTACACTGTGACTGCCTAGGATGAATTTTAGTGCACTGATGGCTTTATGGCATTTTATGATAGACAAGAATCAGGGGtgttctttccatttctttgtgcGGTCATCTCATTATAGTGCAGCTCAATAAGGTTGTTGTGAAAATTCACCCAGTCAAGTGCTAAATCCACATTCCTACTTTACCCAGGAATTCAGATAATAATGGAAAACttgactatttttttaaagttatataAAATACTCCTATAATTTTGCAAGTCAGAGACAGAGGCTAATTAGACAACTGTCCTTCATACTCATCATTGCAGTTTAGTTTCTTTTGGCACATCCTAAGAAGGAATCAAGAATAATACTCAGATTCTTTCAGGGAGAAGGTGTTACCTACTTTTTGCTTCATGTTTCCTCAGtctgtggaaaagcagagaacGTCACCCTTCAGAAGGCAGTGACCTCTATGAGGTGGCCATGGCAAGCAGCCATCTACCGCACAGCCAGTGGGGTGAAGGAGCACAGCCTTCGGAAAGGGGCCTGGATCCTTATCTGCAGCGGGGCCCTGGTGAACGAGCGCACCGTGGTGGTGGCAGCTCACTGTGTCACTGACCTGGGCAAGACTACTGTTCTCAAGACAGCAGAGCTCAAGGTGGTTCTGGGCAAATTCTACAGAGATGATGACAGGGACGAAAAGACTATCCAGAACCTGCGGGTGAGTAAGTCCAACAGGAGTGAAAAATGATGAGCACAGGTAGAGGCTGATCACATCTGTCTTGTATGGGGAGAAAAAGTTCAGCCTTTGGGCAATACACTCTTCTATCTGCTGTTTTTTGAAATGCATGTGTAGATACTTCAGTGCCATGGCACAAGAAGGGCACATGCTGCAGTTCATTGAATTCCTCGAAGCTGTCCAACTAATATATTCACCCCTAACacaaaacattaagaaaatagCTCAGGTTCTGTGGGCCATAATGTCTTGAGTGATATTGCCAGAAAAAAGTAGGAGAGATGCCAGCTACTGTCAAAATTGATTAGCATAATTTATGAGGGAAACACTTGTGCTCTAAATCCTGGTGATGCCATGAGCACATTTCACTTCTCAGCCCCAAGGCCGTACAGCTCTAAACTGAAAAGAAGTTTATGTCTGACTCCAGCTCCAAAAATAGCACCTTGGGCTCATCAGAGTGATTTGCTTTTTTCAAGTAGAACTAGAAAGACTGAAGTCAAACTGAGGAGAAATACAGCAAATTTGGGTATGCACGTCACTTTTTGGGGGGAACTGTGGGGCCTCTGAGTTAATTAATGGATTTTATCCAAAATATCATAAATAACTTGGTTCTTTCCCTCCTGAcccctttttaatttctttctctaatCCCatctttttcataattttcctgtaataaaatatattacttttttttacagtatttccttatagGAATCCTATCTGTTCTTGTAGCATTTCATTAAGGAAACAAGCAGTAAAGGTTTGGCCCCAATACTATGTAATGCATTGCTAGTACTCTTTTTTGGTGGGAAGTCAGTTGCAGTTCAATAAGAAGGTAACATTTTAATTCAAAGCCCTACTCCCATCCAAATTCCACAGGCTGAAGGTATCATGGCAGGTAAAACCTTTTCAGTACACAGTAGAAAAACCTGAACTGCATATTAACTCCCCATTTTGCTAAAAAATGTCCTTGACTGCTTTTGAGTAAGAAGGATTTCATGCAATAAAAACTGTCCTGaaatccaagagaaaaaaaatgtcagaagaTGCTTGATCCGTGCATGTTTCTCATTTCAGTGAAAGAACACCATAAGTGGGGATAGAGGAGAAGTATGCAAAATAAACTTACTTGTATTTTAGTAGTATGGAAAGAGGGCTGCTGACTTGCCATTGCTGTTAACCCTGCAATTCTTCCTACTCTGTTTCCTCTCCAGATTTCTGCCATCATAGTGCATCCCAATTATGACCCCATATTACTTGATTCCGATATAGCTGTCATAAAACTCTTGGACAAAGCCAGGATCAGCAGTCGTGTTCAACCCATTTGCTTGTCATCTTCTCATGACTTGACTTCATCTACAGAGGATTTAAAGATAATGGTTACTGGCTGGAAGGTATTGGCTGACATTAAAGATCCCGGATACAAGAATGACACAATCCGCATGGGAGTTGTTCAGATGGTGGATTCCCTGTTGTGTGAGCAACAGTATGAGGATAATGGGATACAAGTCAGCATCACTGACAGTATGTTCTGTGCCAAACAAGACCACACAGCCTTTTCTAATATCTGCCCTGCTGAGACTGGTGGGATTGCAGCCATAACTTTGCCAGGAAAAGCATCTCCTGAGCTAAGGTGGCACCTGATGGGATTAGTGAGCTGGGGTTATGATAAAACTTGCAGCCTAGAACTCTACAGTGGCTACACCAAAGCTCTTCCCTTCAAAGACTGGATTGAgaagaacatgaaataaaaatctgagtctgaaaatgtcattttttaatataatatcTCTCTCAGTCTCTGCTACTTAGGTTTCTCATCCCAGTGATGAGACATATCTGGGATAAGGTTAAGGCAGACAGCCTGGTAATGTGTCCTAGGATCAGATACTTCATCAGGCTACTTTTACTTAACCCATGACAGAGGGTCTTGGTGCATGAGAAGTTTTGCCATATTTTGTCTGTCTCCCCTGGTGGGAGGATGATGCTTTGCTCCTGAGTCTGACATGCAGAAACAGGACAGTAAATTCTGTCTGAAATTATCCTGTAGTGTGGAGTTCCCTGGAGAAATTGATGGTGAGCCTCTCCCAAAGATCTGTGTGACTGAGTGGATTAAGAGTCTGGAAAGAGTAGCCTGCATTCATCATGACGGATGAGCTTGTTACGGTATGTGCTGTCTGTATTGCCATAGTACAATGTAATCTTCTTCCCTCCCAAGTACTTTACACATTTAAATAAAccatggtttgtttttttaaccaaCATACTCATCATCTGACATTATTTAGGTCCATTGTTGCTTTATCTGTGTCACACTCTAGGAACTCTCTATTGCCCTTGTCTCTTTGCATATCACTCTCACTTGGGACTCTTCAGGAACACTAAAAGGCAGAATCAGCACAAAATTCAAGGACTATATAAAAaacaaggttttttttcttaatacacCCAGTGCTGCTATTGTACATGAACCACTACAATGAAATGTACAGAGGTGTTCTCTTTCACCTTGTATTCTAAAGAGatgaaaacacaaaccagaTTTTAAGTACACTTTTTCCAAGTGGGTTATTTCAAAGAACGACTAAAATCTCAGGAAAACTTTCAGTTTCCATTAGTTCCCATACATTTGTGGTAAAACTACTCCTCTGTAGCTCTTCAGGGTGAAGAATAATGTCCCGGTCTCACACTTAGCAGGTGCTTTTTTTGAACTGAGGCTGAACTGTTTGACATCAAAGGGTAATGTTGTCCAGGGAGACACCGGGGTGTCCTCATGGTCCTTAGTCACTGCTCTTTCACTAAACCATTCTCTCTTCTCTATTCAGTCATGGCTAAAAATTAGGGATTCATCCTATAAAAGTTGGGGAGGAGAGACAGTAATGACTGTCTTCCATCAAAAATGATTTCTTGATAAGTCATATATGACACCCTGGAATTTTTAGGACCTTCAAATTACTACAGTGCCCAAACAAGCTTACAGCAGTAGTTAGATGTGAAGGCTGGGAATCTGATGAAAA encodes:
- the PAMR1 gene encoding inactive serine protease PAMR1 isoform X1, whose product is MERAPWTLVGLTLLQLLLISCLPREYTVINENCPGAEWNIMCRECCEYDQIECICPGQKQRVGYTIPCCRNEENECDSCLIHPGCTIFENCKSCRNGSWGGTLDDFYIKGIYCAECRAGWYGGDCMRCGQVLRASRGQILLEGYPLNARCEWTIHVQAGFNIELRFSMLSLEFDYMCQYDYVEIRDGDNLDSRIIKKFCGNERPPPIRSTGSSLHVLFQSDGSKNFDGFLAVFEEITACSSSPCLHDGTCILDKSSTYKCACLAGYTGNRCENLVMCRTPGAPAHGIVEGDDFKYGARVYFKCNAGYSLKGSRVAYCQLDGIWSTRHPECVLEEKNCSDPGGPLNGYRRVVEDTGLLNGRYAKIGTVIAFFCNNSYVLSGNEQRTCQDDGEWSGKQPICIKACREPKISDLVRQKVLPMQVQSRETPLHQLYSSAFSKQKLQIYPTKKPALPFGELPPGYQHLHTQLQYECVSPFYRRLGSSRRTCLKTGKWSGRAPVCIPICGKAENVTLQKAVTSMRWPWQAAIYRTASGVKEHSLRKGAWILICSGALVNERTVVVAAHCVTDLGKTTVLKTAELKVVLGKFYRDDDRDEKTIQNLRISAIIVHPNYDPILLDSDIAVIKLLDKARISSRVQPICLSSSHDLTSSTEDLKIMVTGWKVLADIKDPGYKNDTIRMGVVQMVDSLLCEQQYEDNGIQVSITDSMFCAKQDHTAFSNICPAETGGIAAITLPGKASPELRWHLMGLVSWGYDKTCSLELYSGYTKALPFKDWIEKNMK
- the PAMR1 gene encoding inactive serine protease PAMR1 isoform X2, translating into MERAPWTLVGLTLLQLLLISCLPREYTVINENCPGAEWNIMCRECCEYDQIECICPGQKQRVGYTIPCCRNEENECDSCLIHPGCTIFENCKSCRNGSWGGTLDDFYIKGIYCAECRAGWYGGDCMRCGQVLRASRGQILLEGYPLNARCEWTIHVQAGFNIELRFSMLSLEFDYMCQYDYVEIRDGDNLDSRIIKKFCGNERPPPIRSTGSSLHVLFQSDGSKNFDGFLAVFEEITACSSSPCLHDGTCILDKSSTYKCACLAGYTGNRCENFLEEKNCSDPGGPLNGYRRVVEDTGLLNGRYAKIGTVIAFFCNNSYVLSGNEQRTCQDDGEWSGKQPICIKACREPKISDLVRQKVLPMQVQSRETPLHQLYSSAFSKQKLQIYPTKKPALPFGELPPGYQHLHTQLQYECVSPFYRRLGSSRRTCLKTGKWSGRAPVCIPICGKAENVTLQKAVTSMRWPWQAAIYRTASGVKEHSLRKGAWILICSGALVNERTVVVAAHCVTDLGKTTVLKTAELKVVLGKFYRDDDRDEKTIQNLRISAIIVHPNYDPILLDSDIAVIKLLDKARISSRVQPICLSSSHDLTSSTEDLKIMVTGWKVLADIKDPGYKNDTIRMGVVQMVDSLLCEQQYEDNGIQVSITDSMFCAKQDHTAFSNICPAETGGIAAITLPGKASPELRWHLMGLVSWGYDKTCSLELYSGYTKALPFKDWIEKNMK